Proteins from a genomic interval of Paenibacillus sp. FSL R5-0623:
- the catA gene encoding type A chloramphenicol O-acetyltransferase, which produces MFNSIVLDQWDRKPYFDHYLNQVRCTYSITANLDITLLITELKFKGLKFYPALIHMISTVVNAHREFRTCFDAEGRLGYWDEMSPSYTIFHEDDKSFSTIWTAFHEDFETFHNRYLEDMNNYKDYKQFVAKPDEPPNTFPVSSIPWVNFTGFNLNIYNEGTYLLPIFTMGKYVQQNDKVYLPLSIQLHHAVCDGYHAGVLFNELQSLADRCQDWC; this is translated from the coding sequence ATGTTTAATTCAATCGTGTTAGATCAGTGGGATCGAAAGCCATACTTTGACCACTACTTGAATCAGGTCAGATGTACCTACAGCATAACTGCTAATCTGGATATCACGCTATTGATCACCGAACTCAAGTTTAAAGGATTGAAGTTCTATCCGGCTCTTATTCATATGATCTCTACAGTCGTCAATGCACATAGGGAGTTTCGAACCTGTTTTGATGCCGAGGGGAGATTGGGCTACTGGGACGAAATGTCTCCGAGTTATACGATTTTTCATGAGGACGACAAAAGTTTCTCAACGATCTGGACAGCATTCCATGAAGATTTTGAGACGTTCCACAATCGTTATCTGGAAGATATGAACAATTACAAAGATTACAAACAATTTGTTGCCAAACCTGATGAACCACCAAATACTTTTCCCGTTTCCAGTATTCCCTGGGTGAACTTTACGGGATTTAATCTGAATATTTACAATGAGGGAACCTACTTGTTGCCTATATTCACGATGGGAAAATATGTTCAACAAAACGATAAAGTTTATCTTCCCTTATCCATTCAGTTACATCACGCCGTGTGCGACGGCTACCATGCTGGCGTTTTATTTAATGAATTGCAATCACTTGCAGATCGATGCCAGGATTGGTGTTAA